A genomic region of Porticoccaceae bacterium LTM1 contains the following coding sequences:
- a CDS encoding M1 family metallopeptidase → MFKSFELRLKGAALACCMLLGSLDVFAADNPSGAQAFEQLDHLLPTPTETRTASGAPGPEYWQQRADYRIDVRLDDEKQRLEGSAKITYHNRSPHTLSYLWLQLDQNILDPKSDSMLTSTAPGFEKMSYGRLGSLLARQEFNGGYTLSKVADGRGKPLSHQVVKTMMRVDLSEPLKPGMDFELQLDWSFNIVDAIAIGSRNGYEHFKDDDNYIYEIAQWFPRLVAYTDYEGWQHKQYLGAGEFTLELGDYVVNITVPADHVVAATGELANANQVLTSKQRQRLKKARNSDKPVFVVTPEDAKTNQSKKAKGTKTWTFEADNVRDFAWASSRKFIWDAMGVKSGDRTVMAMSFYPNEAEPLWSQYSTRSIAHTINVYSRYTFDYPYPTSQSINGPVGGMEYPMMTFNKPRPFPDKTYWDVTQKGDSESWSRSKYGLISVIIHEVGHNYFPMIVNSDERQWTWMDEGLNTFLQFIAEQEWEEEYPSRRGEPKNIAEYMSGAEGAMVPIMTNPESILQRGNNAYGKPATALNILRESILGRELFDFSFREYARRWKFKRPTPADFFRTMEDASGVDLDWFWRGWFYGTDPVDIELGQVKLYKLDTQNPELEKERLRKEKEEVVKTLSMQRYKDVEKLVEKYPELKDFYNERDEFSVTPYDYAQYEKLLKSLDDKEKLLLNTDKLFYTVEFHNKGGLVMPLPLRITYADSSVEQFTIPAEIWRRNAQQVTKLFIADQEITSIEFDPYLETADIDVSNNRWPKKPVETRFKLFKESAKPNHMLRMTEDGWKKEKNKAGEEPEKEADK, encoded by the coding sequence ATGTTTAAATCATTTGAACTGCGCCTGAAAGGTGCAGCTTTGGCATGTTGCATGCTACTTGGTAGTCTTGATGTATTTGCCGCTGACAATCCATCTGGGGCACAAGCCTTTGAACAGCTTGACCATTTGCTGCCTACCCCAACTGAAACCCGGACTGCCAGTGGCGCTCCCGGTCCCGAGTACTGGCAGCAGCGTGCAGACTATCGCATTGATGTTCGTCTGGATGATGAGAAGCAGCGATTAGAAGGCTCGGCCAAGATCACCTATCACAATCGTTCTCCACACACTTTGAGTTACCTGTGGTTGCAATTGGATCAAAATATTCTCGATCCAAAATCCGACTCGATGCTCACCTCCACTGCGCCAGGCTTTGAAAAGATGTCTTACGGTCGATTGGGAAGCTTACTCGCTCGGCAGGAATTCAACGGCGGATATACCCTCTCAAAGGTTGCGGATGGCCGCGGTAAACCGCTGAGCCATCAGGTTGTTAAAACCATGATGCGGGTTGATCTTTCGGAGCCCCTGAAGCCGGGCATGGATTTTGAACTGCAGCTGGATTGGAGCTTCAATATTGTTGATGCCATAGCTATTGGTTCGCGCAATGGTTACGAACACTTCAAGGACGATGATAACTATATCTACGAAATAGCCCAGTGGTTCCCGCGCCTTGTGGCCTATACCGACTACGAAGGCTGGCAGCACAAACAGTATCTTGGTGCTGGTGAATTTACCCTGGAGCTGGGTGATTACGTCGTCAACATCACCGTTCCAGCCGACCACGTTGTAGCCGCAACCGGTGAGCTTGCGAATGCCAACCAGGTGCTGACCAGCAAGCAACGCCAGCGTCTGAAAAAAGCTCGCAACAGTGACAAGCCGGTATTTGTGGTCACCCCTGAAGACGCAAAAACTAATCAATCCAAAAAAGCCAAAGGGACAAAAACCTGGACCTTTGAAGCTGACAATGTACGTGATTTTGCCTGGGCGTCTTCACGCAAATTTATCTGGGATGCCATGGGGGTGAAAAGTGGCGACCGTACTGTCATGGCAATGTCGTTTTATCCCAATGAGGCTGAGCCACTTTGGAGCCAGTACTCCACCCGGTCAATTGCCCACACCATAAACGTATACTCCCGCTACACATTTGACTATCCATACCCCACGTCACAGTCCATCAATGGTCCTGTGGGCGGTATGGAATACCCTATGATGACATTCAATAAGCCGCGGCCATTCCCGGACAAAACCTATTGGGATGTAACCCAGAAAGGAGACAGCGAAAGTTGGTCACGCAGTAAGTACGGATTGATCTCGGTCATTATTCATGAGGTCGGCCATAACTATTTTCCGATGATTGTGAATTCCGATGAGCGCCAGTGGACCTGGATGGACGAAGGCCTCAATACCTTTCTGCAGTTTATTGCCGAGCAGGAGTGGGAAGAAGAGTATCCATCACGACGTGGCGAGCCGAAAAATATTGCCGAATATATGAGTGGTGCAGAGGGCGCCATGGTTCCGATCATGACCAACCCCGAATCAATCTTGCAAAGAGGCAATAACGCCTACGGCAAACCCGCTACTGCGCTGAATATTCTCAGGGAGAGTATTCTCGGCCGTGAGTTGTTTGATTTTTCCTTCAGGGAGTACGCAAGACGATGGAAGTTCAAACGCCCCACGCCGGCAGACTTTTTCAGAACCATGGAAGATGCCTCTGGTGTCGACCTTGACTGGTTCTGGCGCGGCTGGTTCTACGGAACAGATCCGGTAGATATCGAGTTGGGTCAAGTGAAACTCTATAAGCTGGATACCCAAAACCCGGAACTTGAGAAAGAAAGGCTGCGTAAAGAAAAAGAAGAAGTGGTTAAAACACTTTCCATGCAGCGCTATAAGGATGTAGAAAAGCTGGTGGAAAAATACCCGGAGCTGAAAGATTTCTACAATGAACGTGATGAGTTTTCGGTAACTCCATACGACTATGCCCAGTACGAGAAGCTGCTGAAGTCGCTGGATGATAAAGAGAAGCTGCTGCTCAATACTGACAAGTTGTTCTATACCGTTGAGTTTCACAATAAAGGTGGCCTGGTGATGCCATTGCCGCTTCGAATCACCTATGCAGACAGCAGTGTTGAGCAATTTACCATTCCAGCAGAAATCTGGCGTCGAAATGCCCAGCAGGTAACCAAGCTGTTTATTGCCGATCAGGAGATCACCAGTATTGAGTTTGATCCGTATCTGGAAACTGCCGATATTGATGTGAGCAACAACCGCTGGCCCAAAAAGCCGGTCGAGACACGGTTTAAGCTGTTTAAAGAGAGTGCAAAGCCCAACCATATGCTTCGTATGACGGAAGACGGCTGGAAAAAGGAAAAAAATAAAGCCGGTGAAGAGCCTGAAAAAGAGGCTGATAAATGA
- a CDS encoding amino acid aminotransferase has product MFEALNVLPQDPILGLMVAYQKDTNPNKVDLGVGVYKTPQGETPVLASVKAAEKYRLENETTKSYIGGPGDAVFNAEMRKLALGEGHPALLANRVASIQAPGGCGALRLGGELINRAKEGATIWFSNPTWANHVPLFGEAGLQLKEYPYYDRENCAVLFDDMMATLQNEAQTGDLVLLHACCHNPCGADLNIDQWNAIADLCVEKGLVPFVDMAYQGFGVGLEEDTKGLRLIASKVKEMFVSISCSKNFGLYRERIGMLLVIAETAHAAEAAGSQLINIARGIWSMPPAHGAAIVATILSSEELCNQWHGEVAEMRNRINGLRALAVEKLNAACPGHDFGFIQKQFGMFSFLGISAEQVERLKQEFSIYMVGSSRINVAGLNDENIDYFANSVAAVL; this is encoded by the coding sequence ATGTTTGAAGCTCTGAATGTATTACCGCAGGACCCAATTCTTGGTCTTATGGTTGCCTATCAAAAAGATACCAACCCAAACAAGGTTGATCTTGGTGTAGGTGTTTACAAAACTCCCCAGGGTGAAACACCGGTACTGGCATCTGTAAAAGCAGCAGAAAAGTACCGCCTCGAAAATGAAACCACCAAATCCTATATTGGTGGCCCTGGCGATGCAGTATTTAATGCAGAAATGCGCAAGCTGGCTCTCGGTGAAGGTCACCCGGCTTTGCTGGCTAATCGAGTAGCATCCATTCAGGCGCCGGGCGGTTGTGGTGCCTTGCGTCTGGGTGGTGAGTTGATCAATCGCGCCAAAGAGGGCGCCACCATCTGGTTTAGCAACCCTACCTGGGCAAACCATGTTCCATTGTTTGGTGAAGCCGGTCTGCAACTGAAAGAGTATCCCTATTACGATCGGGAAAACTGTGCCGTGCTGTTTGACGACATGATGGCCACCCTGCAAAACGAAGCGCAAACCGGTGACTTAGTATTGCTGCACGCCTGCTGTCACAACCCTTGTGGTGCTGACCTGAATATTGACCAGTGGAATGCGATTGCCGACCTCTGTGTAGAAAAAGGATTGGTGCCGTTTGTGGATATGGCCTACCAGGGTTTTGGCGTTGGTCTTGAGGAAGACACCAAAGGTCTGCGTCTGATCGCCAGTAAAGTGAAAGAGATGTTTGTCTCTATCTCCTGCTCAAAGAACTTTGGTCTCTACCGCGAGCGTATCGGTATGCTGCTGGTTATTGCTGAAACTGCGCACGCAGCAGAGGCGGCTGGCAGTCAGTTGATCAATATTGCCCGCGGTATCTGGTCAATGCCCCCTGCTCACGGTGCGGCTATTGTTGCCACAATTCTCTCCTCTGAAGAACTCTGCAATCAGTGGCATGGTGAAGTGGCCGAGATGCGTAATCGTATCAATGGCCTGCGTGCCCTGGCGGTGGAAAAACTGAATGCTGCTTGCCCGGGACATGACTTTGGCTTTATCCAAAAGCAGTTTGGTATGTTTTCATTCCTGGGAATCAGTGCTGAACAGGTTGAGCGCCTCAAGCAGGAGTTCAGCATTTACATGGTGGGCTCCAGCCGCATCAATGTTGCTGGCCTGAACGATGAAAATATCGACTATTTTGCCAATTCGGTTGCAGCGGTACTGTAA